In one Cellulomonas sp. JZ18 genomic region, the following are encoded:
- the rapZ gene encoding RNase adapter RapZ yields MSEPSPITVPSGIPALEAAAEAPVLDQPQVLVITGMSGAGRTRAAAVLEDLGWYVVDNLPAQMLTHLVGMLTSGPVGSGARRLAAVIDVRGREYFAALSGVLDQLRGGGVDVRVLFLESSDEVLVRRFEQVRRPHPLQGEGRILDGIALERSLLTELREQADVVIDTSELNVHDLAREVRAAVSGPGEDVLHVSVLSFGFKYGLPLDADHVVDVRFLSNPYWITELRHLSGRDAPVRDYVLGLPGAVAFVERYVDALEPVLAGYLQEEKRYVTIAVGCTGGKHRSVAMSEALAARLRERGHRVHVTARDLGKE; encoded by the coding sequence ATGAGCGAGCCGTCGCCCATCACCGTCCCGTCCGGCATCCCGGCGCTCGAGGCCGCGGCCGAGGCGCCCGTCCTCGACCAGCCGCAGGTGCTCGTGATCACCGGCATGTCCGGGGCGGGGCGCACACGCGCCGCGGCGGTCCTCGAGGACCTCGGCTGGTACGTCGTCGACAACCTGCCCGCCCAGATGCTCACGCACCTCGTGGGGATGCTCACGAGCGGGCCCGTCGGTTCGGGTGCGCGGCGCCTCGCGGCCGTCATCGACGTGCGGGGGCGGGAGTACTTCGCCGCGCTGAGCGGGGTCCTCGACCAGCTGCGCGGCGGGGGCGTGGACGTGCGGGTGCTGTTCCTCGAGTCCTCGGACGAGGTGCTCGTGCGCCGGTTCGAGCAGGTGCGCCGCCCGCACCCGCTGCAGGGGGAGGGTCGCATCCTCGACGGCATCGCGCTCGAGCGGTCGCTGCTCACCGAGCTGCGCGAGCAGGCGGACGTGGTCATCGACACGTCCGAGCTCAACGTGCACGACCTGGCGCGCGAGGTGCGCGCCGCGGTCAGCGGGCCGGGTGAGGACGTCCTGCACGTGTCGGTGCTCTCGTTCGGGTTCAAGTACGGCCTGCCGCTCGACGCCGACCACGTGGTGGACGTGCGCTTCCTGTCCAACCCGTACTGGATCACCGAGCTGCGGCACCTCTCGGGCCGCGACGCGCCCGTGCGCGACTACGTGCTGGGCCTGCCGGGCGCGGTCGCGTTCGTCGAGCGGTACGTGGACGCGCTCGAGCCGGTCCTCGCCGGCTACCTGCAGGAGGAGAAGCGCTACGTGACGATCGCCGTGGGCTGCACGGGTGGCAAGCACCGCTCGGTCGCGATGAGCGAGGCCCTCGCGGCGCGGCTGCGCGAGCGGGGACACCGGGTCCACGTCACGGCGCGGGACCTGGGCAAGGAGTGA
- the yvcK gene encoding uridine diphosphate-N-acetylglucosamine-binding protein YvcK: MTGAVPPRRRDPARPAVVALGGGHGLSASLSALRLMTDRITAVVTVADDGGSSGRLRDELDVLPPGDLRMALSALTDDSDWGRTWRDLLQHRFTSDGPLDRHAVGNLLIVALWELLGDTVGGLDLVGQLLGARGRVLPMASVPLRIEADVRRPGGALEVVVGQSQVARTVDPIEQVRLHPATPPACEEAVAAVRAADWVVLGPGSWYTSVLPHLLVPELRAALLETHARIVVILNLSPEEGETAGMRPADHLDVLRAHAPELPLHAVVADPASVDDVSALADRCAELGSRLLVRQVSRGDQRDAHDPLRLAAALRDVVEGYLGDVGTRASG, from the coding sequence GTGACCGGCGCGGTGCCCCCGCGGCGTCGTGACCCGGCACGACCGGCCGTCGTCGCACTCGGCGGCGGACACGGGCTGTCCGCGTCGCTGTCGGCCCTGCGCCTCATGACCGACCGGATCACCGCGGTCGTGACGGTCGCCGACGACGGCGGGTCGTCCGGACGGCTCCGCGACGAGCTCGACGTCCTGCCGCCCGGCGACCTGCGGATGGCCCTGTCGGCACTCACCGACGACTCGGACTGGGGCAGGACGTGGCGCGACCTGCTGCAGCACCGCTTCACGTCCGACGGGCCGCTGGACCGCCACGCCGTGGGGAACCTGCTCATCGTGGCGCTCTGGGAGCTGCTGGGGGACACCGTCGGCGGGCTCGACCTGGTGGGCCAGCTGCTCGGCGCGCGCGGCCGGGTCCTGCCCATGGCCTCGGTGCCGCTGCGCATCGAGGCGGACGTGCGCCGCCCCGGCGGTGCGCTCGAGGTCGTCGTCGGGCAGAGCCAGGTGGCGCGCACGGTCGACCCGATCGAGCAGGTGCGGCTGCACCCGGCCACGCCCCCGGCGTGCGAGGAGGCGGTCGCGGCCGTGCGAGCCGCGGACTGGGTCGTGCTCGGCCCGGGCTCCTGGTACACGTCGGTGCTCCCGCACCTGCTGGTGCCGGAGCTGCGCGCCGCGCTCCTCGAGACGCACGCGCGCATCGTCGTCATCCTCAACCTCAGTCCCGAGGAGGGGGAGACGGCGGGCATGCGGCCCGCGGACCACCTCGACGTGCTGCGCGCGCACGCCCCCGAGCTGCCCCTGCACGCCGTGGTCGCCGACCCGGCCTCGGTCGACGACGTCTCCGCCCTGGCGGACCGCTGCGCGGAGCTGGGGAGCCGTCTGCTGGTGCGGCAGGTCAGCCGGGGCGACCAGCGGGACGCGCACGACCCGCTGCGCCTCGCCGCGGCCCTGCGGGACGTCGTGGAGGGCTACCTGGGTGACGTGGGGACGCGCGCATCCGGGTGA
- the whiA gene encoding DNA-binding protein WhiA, translating into MALTAQVKDELARLKVDKVSCRKAEISATLRFAGGLHIISGRIVIEAELDTGIAARRLRQAIAEVYGHESDIIVVSGGGLRRGSRYVVRVVKDGESLARQTGLLDNRGRPVRGLPPQVVSAGLGEAEAAWRGAFLAHGSLTEPGRSSALEVTCPGPEAALALVGAARRIGVAAKARDVRGVDRVVIRDGDAIGAMLARLGAHDTLLVWEERRVRREVRGTANRLANFDDANLRRSARAAVAAGARVERAFEILGDDLPDHLRQAGELRLAHKEASLEELGRLADPPLTKDAVAGRIRRLLATADRRAAELGVPDTEAGLSPELLDL; encoded by the coding sequence ATGGCGTTGACGGCACAGGTGAAGGACGAGCTGGCCCGCCTCAAGGTGGACAAGGTCTCGTGCCGCAAGGCGGAGATCTCGGCGACCCTCCGGTTCGCGGGCGGCCTGCACATCATCTCCGGTCGGATCGTCATCGAGGCGGAGCTCGACACCGGGATCGCCGCGCGTCGCCTGCGGCAGGCGATCGCCGAGGTGTACGGGCACGAGAGCGACATCATCGTCGTGTCGGGCGGTGGCCTGCGCCGCGGCTCCCGCTACGTCGTGCGCGTGGTCAAGGACGGCGAGTCCCTCGCACGGCAGACCGGCCTGCTGGACAACCGCGGGCGCCCGGTGCGCGGCCTGCCGCCCCAGGTCGTCTCCGCGGGCCTCGGCGAGGCGGAGGCCGCCTGGCGCGGCGCGTTCCTCGCGCACGGCTCGCTCACGGAGCCGGGCCGCTCGTCCGCCCTCGAGGTGACGTGCCCCGGTCCGGAGGCGGCGCTCGCGCTCGTCGGCGCGGCCCGGCGGATCGGCGTCGCGGCGAAGGCGCGCGACGTGCGCGGCGTCGACCGCGTCGTGATCCGGGACGGCGACGCGATCGGGGCGATGCTCGCGCGCCTGGGCGCGCACGACACGCTGCTCGTGTGGGAGGAGCGGCGGGTCCGCCGGGAGGTGCGGGGCACCGCCAACCGCCTCGCGAACTTCGACGACGCGAACCTGCGCCGCTCGGCACGCGCCGCGGTCGCGGCCGGTGCGCGCGTCGAGCGGGCGTTCGAGATCCTGGGCGACGACCTGCCCGACCACCTGCGCCAGGCCGGCGAGCTGCGCCTCGCGCACAAGGAGGCGTCCCTCGAGGAGCTCGGCCGCCTCGCGGACCCGCCGCTGACGAAGGACGCCGTGGCGGGTCGGATCCGGCGTCTGCTGGCGACGGCCGACCGCCGCGCCGCCGAGCTGGGCGTGCCGGACACCGAGGCGGGGCTGAGCCCCGAGCTGCTCGACCTGTGA
- the gap gene encoding type I glyceraldehyde-3-phosphate dehydrogenase, which yields MTIKVGINGFGRIGRNFYRAIVASGADIEIVGVNDLTDNKTLAHLLKYDTVLGRFPLSVDFDDENIIVDGKAIRALAERNPADLPWGELGADIVIESTGFFTDAEKAKAHIEAGAKKVIISAPAKNEDGTFVVGVNHEQYDAATQHIISNASCTTNCLAPLAKALNDSIGIERGLMTTIHAYTGDQNLQDGPHRDLRRARAAAQNIVPTSTGAAKAVSLVLPELKGKLDGYALRVPTITGSATDLTFTASREVTVDEVNAAVKAAAEGPLKGVLSYVEDEIVSSDIVTDPHQSIFDSKLTKVIGDQVKVVSWYDNEWGYSNSLVKLTEYVGDRL from the coding sequence GTGACCATCAAGGTCGGCATCAACGGCTTCGGCCGCATCGGGCGCAACTTCTACCGCGCCATCGTGGCGTCGGGGGCCGACATCGAGATCGTCGGGGTCAACGACCTGACGGACAACAAGACCCTGGCCCACCTGCTCAAGTACGACACGGTCCTGGGCCGCTTCCCGCTGAGCGTGGACTTCGACGACGAGAACATCATCGTCGACGGCAAGGCGATCCGTGCGCTCGCCGAGCGCAACCCGGCCGACCTGCCCTGGGGCGAGCTCGGCGCGGACATCGTCATCGAGTCGACCGGCTTCTTCACGGACGCCGAGAAGGCCAAGGCGCACATCGAGGCCGGCGCGAAGAAGGTCATCATCTCCGCGCCCGCCAAGAACGAGGACGGCACGTTCGTCGTCGGCGTGAACCACGAGCAGTACGACGCGGCGACGCAGCACATCATCTCCAACGCGTCCTGCACCACGAACTGCCTCGCGCCGCTCGCCAAGGCCCTCAACGACTCGATCGGCATCGAGCGTGGCCTCATGACGACGATCCACGCCTACACGGGCGACCAGAACCTGCAGGACGGCCCGCACCGCGACCTGCGTCGCGCCCGCGCCGCCGCGCAGAACATCGTCCCGACGTCGACGGGTGCCGCCAAGGCCGTGTCGCTCGTCCTGCCCGAGCTCAAGGGCAAGCTCGACGGCTACGCGCTGCGCGTGCCGACGATCACCGGCTCGGCGACGGACCTCACGTTCACCGCGTCGCGCGAGGTGACGGTCGACGAGGTCAACGCTGCGGTGAAGGCCGCCGCGGAGGGCCCGCTCAAGGGCGTCCTGTCCTACGTCGAGGACGAGATCGTCTCCTCCGACATCGTGACGGACCCGCACCAGAGCATCTTCGACTCCAAGCTCACGAAGGTGATCGGCGACCAGGTGAAGGTCGTCTCCTGGTACGACAACGAGTGGGGCTACTCGAACTCCCTCGTCAAGCTGACGGAGTACGTGGGCGACCGTCTCTGA
- the pgk gene encoding phosphoglycerate kinase, whose translation MKTIDDLGDLRGKRVLVRSDFNVPLDGTTITDDGRIRAALPTLQALLGKGARVVVVAHLGRPKGAPEAKYSLAPVAERLGELLGQPVALADDLVGESAKATVAALEDGQLALLENVRFDARETSKDEAERGALADELASLVDAYVSDGFGVVHRKQASVYDVAQRLPHAVGQLVLKEVESLRKATEDPARPYVVVLGGSKVSDKLGVIENLIGKADRLLIGGGMLFTFLAAQGHRVGTSLLEEDQVETVKGYLATAAERGVEIVLPVDVVVAPEFKADAPATVVDVDAIPADQMGLDIGPRSAELFASKVVDAKTVVWNGPAGVFEFEAFAAGTRAVAQALVDAGRNGGFTIVGGGDSAAAVRTLGFDEADFGHISTGGGASLEFLEGKTLPGIAVLED comes from the coding sequence ATGAAGACCATCGACGACCTGGGCGACCTGCGCGGCAAGCGCGTGCTCGTCCGCTCCGACTTCAACGTGCCGCTCGACGGCACGACCATCACCGACGACGGCCGGATCCGTGCCGCCCTGCCGACGCTGCAGGCGCTGCTCGGCAAGGGCGCGCGCGTCGTCGTCGTCGCGCACCTCGGCCGCCCGAAGGGCGCACCGGAGGCGAAGTACTCGCTCGCGCCGGTCGCGGAGCGCCTCGGCGAGCTGCTCGGGCAGCCGGTCGCCCTCGCCGACGACCTCGTGGGGGAGTCCGCGAAGGCGACCGTCGCCGCGCTCGAGGACGGGCAGCTCGCGCTGCTCGAGAACGTGCGCTTCGACGCGCGCGAGACGAGCAAGGACGAGGCCGAGCGCGGCGCGCTGGCCGACGAGCTCGCGTCCCTCGTGGACGCCTACGTGTCCGACGGCTTCGGTGTCGTGCACCGCAAGCAGGCGTCGGTCTACGACGTCGCGCAGCGGCTGCCGCACGCGGTCGGGCAGCTCGTGCTCAAGGAGGTCGAGTCGCTGCGCAAGGCCACGGAGGACCCGGCGCGGCCGTACGTCGTCGTGCTCGGCGGCTCGAAGGTCTCCGACAAGCTCGGGGTCATCGAGAACCTCATCGGCAAGGCGGACCGCCTGCTCATCGGCGGCGGCATGCTGTTCACCTTCCTCGCCGCGCAGGGTCACCGGGTCGGCACGAGCCTGCTCGAGGAGGACCAGGTCGAGACGGTGAAGGGCTACCTCGCCACGGCCGCCGAGCGCGGCGTCGAGATCGTCCTGCCCGTCGACGTCGTCGTCGCGCCCGAGTTCAAGGCGGACGCCCCCGCGACGGTCGTGGACGTCGACGCGATCCCCGCGGACCAGATGGGCCTCGACATCGGCCCGCGTTCCGCGGAGCTGTTCGCGTCGAAGGTCGTGGACGCGAAGACGGTCGTCTGGAACGGCCCGGCGGGCGTGTTCGAGTTCGAGGCGTTCGCGGCCGGCACGCGCGCGGTCGCGCAGGCGCTCGTGGACGCGGGCCGCAACGGCGGCTTCACGATCGTCGGCGGCGGCGACTCGGCGGCCGCGGTGCGCACGCTCGGGTTCGACGAGGCCGACTTCGGCCACATCTCCACCGGCGGCGGTGCGTCGCTGGAGTTCCTCGAGGGCAAGACCCTCCCGGGCATCGCAGTGCTGGAGGACTGA
- the tpiA gene encoding triose-phosphate isomerase, with protein sequence MAGNWKMNLDHHQATHTLQKLAWTLKDAKHDFGSVEVAILPPFTDLRSVQTLVDADKLEIVYGAQDVSAHESGAYTGEISPLFLSKLGCTYVAVGHSERRQYHHEDDAVVNAKVQSALRAGLVPILCVGEPLEVRKAAEHVPHTLAQVEGGLAGLTAEQVAGLVIAYEPVWAIGTGETATPEDAQELCGAIRARVAELYDQATADAVRLLYGGSVKSSNVASIMAKPDVDGALVGGASLDPEEFAKIVRFQSHQVG encoded by the coding sequence ATGGCGGGCAACTGGAAGATGAACCTGGACCACCACCAGGCGACGCACACCCTGCAGAAGCTGGCGTGGACGCTCAAGGACGCGAAGCACGACTTCGGGTCCGTGGAGGTCGCGATCCTGCCGCCGTTCACCGACCTGCGCAGCGTGCAGACGCTGGTGGACGCCGACAAGCTCGAGATCGTCTACGGCGCGCAGGACGTGTCGGCGCACGAGTCGGGGGCGTACACGGGGGAGATCTCCCCGCTGTTCCTCAGCAAGCTCGGCTGCACGTACGTGGCGGTGGGGCACTCGGAGCGCCGCCAGTACCACCACGAGGACGACGCGGTCGTCAACGCGAAGGTGCAGAGCGCGCTGCGGGCCGGCCTCGTGCCGATCCTGTGCGTCGGCGAGCCGCTCGAGGTCCGCAAGGCCGCCGAGCACGTGCCGCACACGCTGGCCCAGGTCGAGGGCGGTCTCGCGGGCCTGACGGCCGAGCAGGTCGCCGGCCTGGTCATCGCGTACGAGCCGGTCTGGGCGATCGGCACGGGCGAGACGGCGACGCCGGAGGATGCGCAGGAGCTCTGCGGCGCGATCCGCGCGCGCGTGGCCGAGCTGTACGACCAGGCGACCGCCGACGCCGTGCGGCTGCTGTACGGCGGCTCCGTGAAGTCCTCGAACGTCGCGTCGATCATGGCGAAGCCGGACGTGGACGGCGCGCTCGTCGGTGGCGCGAGCCTCGACCCCGAGGAGTTCGCGAAGATCGTCCGGTTCCAGTCCCACCAGGTGGGCTGA
- the secG gene encoding preprotein translocase subunit SecG, translating to MTALRITLQVLLVLTSLLLVPLVLLHKGKGGGLSDMFGGGITASAGSSGVAERNLNRITVSVALVWTVMIVLLGLIEKFSD from the coding sequence GTGACTGCCCTGCGAATCACTCTCCAGGTGCTGCTGGTGCTGACCAGCCTCCTGCTGGTCCCCCTGGTGCTGCTGCACAAGGGCAAGGGCGGCGGCCTGTCCGACATGTTCGGCGGCGGCATCACCGCCAGTGCCGGCTCGTCCGGCGTGGCCGAGCGCAACCTCAACCGCATCACGGTGTCGGTCGCCCTCGTGTGGACGGTCATGATCGTCCTGCTCGGGCTCATCGAGAAGTTCTCGGACTGA
- a CDS encoding RNA polymerase-binding protein RbpA, which translates to MASGSAIRGSRVGAGPMGEAERGDAAPRIWISYWCANGHETRPSFAEEAAAEAPETWDCPRCGFPAGQDPENPPAPSKNEPYKTHLAYVKERRSDEDGAAILDEALAALRARRGR; encoded by the coding sequence ATGGCGAGCGGGAGCGCGATCAGGGGGTCGCGGGTCGGTGCCGGACCCATGGGCGAGGCGGAACGCGGTGACGCGGCGCCGCGCATCTGGATCTCGTACTGGTGCGCGAACGGCCACGAGACCCGGCCGAGCTTCGCGGAGGAGGCGGCTGCCGAGGCCCCCGAGACGTGGGACTGCCCGCGCTGCGGCTTCCCCGCCGGCCAGGACCCGGAGAACCCGCCGGCCCCCAGCAAGAACGAGCCCTACAAGACGCACCTGGCGTACGTGAAGGAGCGGCGCAGCGACGAGGACGGTGCCGCCATCCTCGACGAGGCGCTCGCCGCGCTGCGGGCGCGCCGCGGGCGCTGA
- the pgl gene encoding 6-phosphogluconolactonase — MSTHATPDVVVHPDAEVLAAATAARLLTRLVDLQSHRAPLHVVLTGGTVGIATLRAVAASPARHAVDWSQVHLWWGDERFLPDGDPERNETQARDALLDALGDALPARNVHPVPARSAEVPDAAAAARAYRAELAAHAPEGLRAPVPDVLLLGVGPDGHVASLFPGKQTVHEQRDLVVAELDSPKPPPERVSLTFPVIRSAREVWLVAAGAEKAPAVARALGGDDASGTPAAGAVGTERTLWLLDVTAAQDLPSGAEQAAASDNRPGELTAGDGATSLWARVDEYVADVVAEPEAAAGVAAAATEAGLPDIAVAPNQGRLLEILARTVGARRVLELGTLGGYSTWWLAQALPQDGRLVSLELSEAHAAVARASLEGAGVGDRVEVRTGPALDTLDALVHEGTEPFDLVFVDADKQQLAAYVDRALSLSRPGTLIVVDNVVRSGAVVDADHPDERVQGVRAFMTQVARDPRVDATVLQTVGVKGYDGFALLRVR; from the coding sequence GTGAGCACCCACGCCACCCCCGACGTCGTCGTCCACCCGGATGCGGAGGTGCTGGCGGCGGCGACCGCGGCCCGCCTCCTCACGCGTCTCGTCGACCTGCAGTCCCACCGTGCCCCGCTGCACGTGGTCCTCACGGGCGGCACGGTCGGCATCGCCACGCTGCGCGCGGTCGCCGCCAGCCCGGCGCGGCACGCGGTGGACTGGTCCCAGGTGCACCTGTGGTGGGGCGACGAGCGGTTCCTGCCCGACGGCGACCCCGAGCGCAACGAGACCCAGGCCCGGGACGCGCTGCTCGACGCCCTCGGCGACGCGCTGCCGGCACGCAACGTCCACCCCGTGCCCGCCCGGTCCGCCGAGGTCCCGGACGCCGCGGCCGCCGCGCGCGCCTACCGTGCGGAGCTGGCCGCGCACGCGCCCGAGGGCCTGCGGGCACCGGTGCCGGACGTGCTCCTGCTCGGCGTGGGCCCGGACGGTCACGTCGCGTCGCTGTTCCCCGGCAAGCAGACCGTGCACGAGCAGCGCGACCTCGTGGTCGCGGAGCTCGACTCCCCCAAGCCGCCGCCGGAGCGCGTCTCGCTCACGTTCCCCGTGATCCGCTCGGCCCGTGAGGTCTGGCTCGTCGCCGCCGGTGCGGAGAAGGCGCCCGCGGTCGCCCGCGCGCTCGGCGGCGACGACGCGAGCGGCACGCCCGCCGCGGGGGCGGTCGGCACCGAGCGCACGCTGTGGCTGCTCGACGTGACCGCCGCCCAGGACCTCCCGTCCGGCGCCGAGCAGGCAGCCGCGTCTGACAACCGCCCTGGCGAGCTCACCGCCGGCGACGGGGCGACCTCGCTGTGGGCGCGCGTCGACGAGTACGTCGCCGACGTCGTCGCCGAGCCCGAGGCGGCGGCGGGGGTCGCCGCCGCCGCGACGGAAGCCGGGCTCCCGGACATCGCCGTCGCGCCGAACCAGGGCCGCCTGCTCGAGATCCTCGCGCGCACCGTCGGGGCGCGGCGCGTCCTCGAGCTCGGCACGCTGGGCGGCTACAGCACGTGGTGGCTCGCGCAGGCGCTCCCCCAGGACGGCCGGCTCGTCAGCCTCGAGCTGTCCGAGGCCCACGCCGCCGTCGCACGCGCGTCGCTCGAGGGCGCCGGCGTCGGCGACCGCGTCGAGGTGCGGACGGGCCCGGCGCTCGACACGCTCGACGCGCTCGTCCACGAGGGTACGGAGCCCTTCGACCTCGTCTTCGTCGACGCGGACAAGCAGCAGCTCGCGGCCTACGTCGACCGGGCGCTGTCCCTGAGCCGGCCCGGCACGCTGATCGTCGTCGACAACGTCGTCCGCAGCGGTGCGGTCGTCGACGCGGACCACCCCGACGAGCGCGTGCAGGGCGTGCGGGCCTTCATGACCCAGGTCGCGCGCGACCCCCGCGTGGACGCCACGGTGCTGCAGACGGTGGGGGTCAAGGGGTACGACGGGTTCGCGCTGCTGCGGGTGCGCTGA
- the opcA gene encoding glucose-6-phosphate dehydrogenase assembly protein OpcA: protein MIIDMPDTTTRDINKRLIDEREQGGAVALGRVLTLIIDVGAHDPEEAIAAANEASHEHPCRIIVLTERPHERSTVLDAQIRLGGDAGASEVVVLRASGGVLSHLDTLVMPLLLPDAPIVAWWPYDVPENPSEHPFGRMAQRRITDTSQTANAGAALRRLASVYRDGDTDLAWTRATLWRGLIAATLEQPPFEPVQRAVVIGESTHPSVDLMAAWLAEALECPVEVERVPGAPAITQVRLVRESGDIVLDRPDGKTAALRQPDQPEHRIALPIRQLRECLVEELRRLDADEVYGEVLQKGLARIDA from the coding sequence GTGATCATCGACATGCCCGACACGACGACGCGGGACATCAACAAGCGGCTCATCGACGAGCGCGAGCAGGGCGGCGCGGTCGCCCTCGGCCGCGTGCTCACGCTCATCATCGACGTCGGCGCGCACGACCCGGAGGAGGCCATCGCGGCCGCCAACGAGGCCAGCCACGAGCACCCGTGCCGCATCATCGTGCTCACCGAGCGGCCGCACGAGCGCTCGACGGTGCTCGACGCGCAGATCCGCCTCGGTGGTGACGCGGGGGCCAGCGAGGTCGTGGTGCTGCGCGCCTCGGGAGGCGTGCTGTCCCACTTGGACACGCTCGTCATGCCGCTGCTGCTGCCCGACGCGCCGATCGTGGCGTGGTGGCCGTACGACGTGCCCGAGAACCCGTCCGAGCACCCGTTCGGGCGCATGGCCCAGCGCCGCATCACGGACACGAGCCAGACCGCGAACGCGGGTGCGGCGCTGCGGCGCCTCGCGTCGGTCTACCGCGACGGGGACACCGACCTCGCGTGGACGCGCGCCACGCTGTGGCGCGGGCTCATCGCGGCGACGCTCGAGCAGCCGCCGTTCGAGCCGGTCCAGCGCGCGGTCGTCATCGGCGAGAGCACCCACCCGTCGGTGGACCTCATGGCCGCGTGGCTCGCCGAGGCGCTGGAGTGCCCGGTCGAGGTCGAGCGCGTCCCGGGTGCGCCGGCGATCACGCAGGTGCGGCTCGTGCGCGAGTCGGGCGACATCGTGCTCGACCGTCCGGACGGCAAGACGGCCGCCCTGCGCCAGCCGGACCAGCCCGAGCACCGCATCGCGCTGCCGATCCGGCAGCTGCGCGAGTGCCTCGTCGAGGAGCTGCGCCGGCTCGACGCCGACGAGGTGTACGGCGAGGTGCTGCAGAAGGGCCTCGCCCGCATCGACGCCTGA
- the zwf gene encoding glucose-6-phosphate dehydrogenase, which yields MSPARVEAGHNPLRDPRDRRLPRIAGPSGLVIFGVTGDLARKKLMPAVYDLTNRGLLPPGFALTGFARRDWETQDFEQVVHDAVKQYARTPFREATWRQLAEGIRFVQGTFDDDDAFDRLRDTVEELDVSRGTGGNHAFYLSVPPSSFPVVCKQLARSGLSQPQDGTWRRVVIEKPFGHDLRSARELNDIVSSVFRPDDIFRIDHYLGKETVQNLLALRFANQLFEPIWNGNYVDHVQITMAEDIGIGGRAGYYDGIGAARDVIQNHLLQLLALTAMEEPVSFDAAALRAEKTKVLSAVRLPRDLARHTARGQYTAGWQGGEKVIGYAEEEGFNPDSTTETYAAIRVDIDTRRWAGVPFYLRTGKRLGRRVTEIAVVFKRAPHLPFESTATEELGKNALVIRVQPDEGVTLRFGAKVPGTAMEVRDVTMDFGYGHAFTESSPEAYERLILDVLLGDPPLFPQHEEVELSWKILDPITEFWASQGKPDEYRAGTWGPASADEMMARDGRAWRLP from the coding sequence GTGAGCCCGGCCCGGGTCGAGGCGGGGCACAACCCCCTGCGGGACCCCCGTGACCGCCGGCTGCCCCGCATCGCCGGCCCGAGCGGCCTCGTCATCTTCGGCGTGACGGGCGACCTCGCCCGCAAGAAGCTCATGCCGGCCGTGTACGACCTGACGAACCGCGGCCTGCTGCCCCCGGGCTTCGCGCTCACCGGCTTCGCCCGCCGCGACTGGGAGACGCAGGACTTCGAGCAGGTCGTCCACGACGCGGTCAAGCAGTACGCCCGGACGCCGTTCCGCGAGGCGACTTGGCGTCAGCTCGCCGAGGGCATCCGCTTCGTGCAGGGGACGTTCGACGACGACGACGCGTTCGACCGCCTGCGCGACACGGTCGAGGAGCTCGACGTGTCGCGCGGGACCGGCGGCAACCACGCGTTCTACCTCTCGGTCCCCCCGAGCTCGTTCCCCGTCGTCTGCAAGCAGCTGGCCCGCTCGGGGCTCTCGCAGCCGCAGGACGGCACGTGGCGGCGCGTCGTCATCGAGAAGCCGTTCGGGCACGACCTGCGGTCCGCGCGCGAGCTCAACGACATCGTGTCCTCGGTGTTCCGACCGGACGACATCTTCCGGATCGACCACTACCTCGGCAAGGAGACGGTCCAGAACCTGCTCGCGCTGCGGTTCGCGAACCAGCTGTTCGAGCCGATCTGGAACGGCAACTACGTCGACCACGTGCAGATCACGATGGCCGAGGACATCGGCATCGGCGGCCGCGCCGGCTACTACGACGGCATCGGCGCGGCGCGCGACGTGATCCAGAACCACCTGCTGCAGCTGCTCGCGCTCACCGCGATGGAGGAGCCCGTCTCCTTCGACGCGGCCGCGCTGCGCGCCGAGAAGACGAAGGTCCTCTCCGCGGTCCGCCTCCCCCGCGACCTCGCGCGGCACACCGCGCGCGGCCAGTACACGGCCGGCTGGCAGGGCGGCGAGAAGGTCATCGGCTACGCCGAGGAGGAGGGCTTCAACCCCGACTCCACGACCGAGACCTACGCGGCGATCCGGGTGGACATCGACACCCGCCGGTGGGCCGGCGTGCCGTTCTACCTGCGCACGGGCAAGCGGCTCGGCCGCCGGGTCACGGAGATCGCGGTGGTGTTCAAGCGTGCGCCGCACCTGCCGTTCGAGTCCACGGCGACCGAGGAGCTCGGCAAGAACGCGCTCGTGATCCGCGTGCAGCCCGACGAGGGCGTGACCTTGCGGTTCGGTGCCAAGGTGCCGGGCACGGCCATGGAGGTCCGGGACGTCACGATGGACTTCGGCTACGGCCACGCCTTCACCGAGTCCTCGCCCGAGGCGTACGAGCGGCTCATCCTCGACGTGCTGCTCGGCGACCCGCCGCTGTTCCCGCAGCACGAGGAGGTCGAGCTCTCCTGGAAGATCCTCGACCCGATCACGGAGTTCTGGGCGTCGCAGGGCAAGCCCGACGAGTACCGCGCCGGGACCTGGGGCCCGGCGTCGGCCGACGAGATGATGGCCCGTGACGGGCGCGCCTGGAGGCTCCCGTGA